One window of the Anguilla rostrata isolate EN2019 chromosome 13, ASM1855537v3, whole genome shotgun sequence genome contains the following:
- the LOC135237731 gene encoding neuronal acetylcholine receptor subunit alpha-4-like translates to MSLANCFHVLGMLISFHPASVYTHVHMKAHAEERLLQTLLTHYNKLSRPVANTSDVVLVHFGLSIAQLIDVDEKNQMMTTNVWVKQEWNDYKLRWNPQEYENVTSVRIPSELIWRPDIVLYNNADGDFAVTHLTKAHLFHDGRIKWVPPAIYKSSCSIDVTFFPFDQQNCKMKFGSWTYDRAKIDLVSMASNVDQMDYWESGEWVIVNAVGTYNSKKYECCTEIYPDITYSFIIRRLPLFYTINLIIPCLLISCLTVLVFYLPSDCAEKITLCISVLLSLTVFLLLITEIIPSTSLVIPLIGEYLLFTMIFVTLSIIITVFVLNVHHRSPRTHTMPHWVRRVFLDLIPHYLFMKRPSTVCKDSCKKLIEMMHKKVSQTPRWAEMEAEPALPVPQPNAWDAPARSPSPSLYLHVEERLPKTQLLSPSPSSQYSILLEEPPLQECFSPSPPPGIPCSLSPDGPRGHPKVRSLSVQHALCEHELPQGVSRCRSCSIQYCCLREEASQSAGLQRDSPAKEAPCGTAHLKPTMPSDGLSTVTGGQDQHLFLMSPSMKLAIEGVQYIADHLRAEDADFSVKEDWKYVAMVIDRIFLWMFIIVCVLGTVGLFLPPWLAGMI, encoded by the exons TCTACACCCACGTGCACATGAAGGCACATGCAGAAGAGAGGCTCCTGCAGACCCTGCTGACCCACTACAACAAGCTGTCCCGTCCGGTCGCCAACACATCCGACGTGGTGCTGGTGCACTTTGGGCTTTCCATCGCCCAGCTCATCGATGTG GATGAGAAGAACCAAATGATGACCACCAATGTCTGGGTCAAACAA GAGTGGAATGATTACAAGCTACGATGGAACCCCCAAGAATATGAAAATGTCACCTCTGTTCGTATTCCATCTGAACTTATCTGGAGGCCAGACATTGTGCTTTATAATAA TGCGGACGGAGATTTTGCCGTGACCCACCTGACCAAAGCTCACCTGTTCCACGATGGCAGAATCAAGTGGGTGCCCCCCGCCATCTACAAGAGCTCCTGCAGCATAGACGTCACCTTTTTCCCCTTTGACCAGCAGAACTGCAAGATGAAGTTCGGCTCCTGGACTTACGACAGGGCCAAAATCGACCTGGTGAGCATGGCCAGCAACGTGGACCAGATGGACTACTGGGAGAGCGGGGAGTGGGTGATAGTGAATGCGGTGGGGACCTACAACTCCAAGAAATATGAGTGCTGCACAGAGATCTACCCAGATATCACCTACTCCTTCATCATCAGGAGGCTTCCACTCTTCTACACAATCAACCTGATCATCCCCTGCCTGCTCATCTCCTGCCTGACCGTGCTGGTCTTCTACCTGCCGTCGGACTGCGCAGAGAAGATCACGCTCTGCATCTccgtcctcctctccctcaccgtCTTCCTGCTCCTCATCACTGAGATCATCCCCTCCACTTCGCTGGTCATCCCGCTCATCGGCGAGTACCTGCTCTTCACCATGATCTTTGTCACCCtctccatcatcatcaccgtCTTCGTGCTCAACGTCCACCACCGCTCACCGCGCACGCACACCATGCCACACTGGGTCCGCAGGGTCTTCCTGGACCTCATCCCCCACTACTTGTTCATGAAACGGCCCTCCACCGTCTGCAAGGACAGCTGCAAGAAGCTCATAGAGATGATGCATAAGAAGGTGAGCCAGACGCCCCGTTGGGCGGAGATGGAGGCCGAGCCCGCCCTCCCTGTCCCGCAGCCCAACGCCTGGGACGCCCCGGCACGCTCCCCATCCCCAAGCCTCTACCTCCATGTGGAGGAACGCCTCCCAAAGACGCAGCTGCTGTCCCCGTCCCCTTCCAGCCAGTACTCCATTCTCCTGGAGGAACCTCCCCTGCAGGAGtgcttctccccctctccgccccccgGCATCCCGTGCAGCCTGTCCCCGGACGGGCCTCGGGGTCACCCGAAAGTGCGCTCCCTCAGCGTCCAGCACGCCCTCTGCGAGCACGAGCTTCCCCAGGGCGTGTCCCGCTGCCGTTCCTGCAGTATCCAGTACTGCTGCCTGCGTGAGGAGGCCTCCCAAAGCGCCGGGCTCCAGCGCGACTCGCCAGCCAAGGAGGCGCCCTGCGGCACGGCCCACCTCAAACCAACCATGCCCTCCGACGGGCTCTCCACGGTGACTGGCGGCCAGGATCAGCACCTCTTCCTGATGTCCCCCTCCATGAAGCTGGCCATCGAGGGCGTCCAGTACATTGCAGACCACCTCAGGGCAGAAGATGCTGACTTTTCT GTGAAAGAAGACTGGAAGTATGTGGCGATGGTCATTGACAGGATATTTCTGTGGATGTTTATAATTGTGTGCGTTCTGGGAACTGTTGGACTGTTTCTTCCTCCTTGGTTGGCAGGAATGATCTAG
- the arfrp1 gene encoding ADP-ribosylation factor-related protein 1, with protein sequence MYTLLSGLYKYMFQKDEYCILILGLDNAGKTTFLEQTKTKFSRNYKGMSLSKITTTVGLNIGTIDVGKARLMFWDLGGQEELQSLWDKYYAESHGVIYVIDSTDEERLSESKEAFEKMISSEVLEGVPLLVLANKQDVENCLSVPDIKTAFSDCAPKIGKRDCLVQPCTALTGQGVNEGIDWMVKCVVRNIHRPPRQKDIT encoded by the exons ATGTACACCTTATTATCGGGTCTCTACAAATACATGTTCCAGAAGGATGAGTACTGCATTCTGATTCTCGGATTGGACAATGCAGGAAAGACG ACATTTCTGGAACAGACCAAGACTAAATTCAGTAGAAATTACAAAGGGATGAGCTTGTCCAAGATCACAACCACAGTGGGTCTAAACA TTGGCACAATAGATGTAGGCAAGGCACGGCTAATGTTCTGGGATCTTGGAGGACAGGAGGAGTTGCAGTCGCTATGGGATAAA TATTATGCAGAATCCCATGGAGTGATTTACGTGATTGACTCCACTGATGAAGAGCGCCTGTCAGAATCAAAAGAGGCCTTCG agaaaatgaTCAGCAGTGAAGTATTGGAAGGAGTTCCTCTTCTCGTGCTCGCCAACAAACAGGATGTGGAA AACTGTTTATCAGTCCCAGACATTAAAACGGCCTTCAGCGACTGCGCTCCGAAGATTGGGAAACGGGATTGCCTTGTACAGCCGTGCACAGCCCTCACAGG GCAGGGCGTAAACGAAGGCATCGATTGGATGGTGAAGTGCGTGGTCAGGAACATCCACCGCCCCCCCAGGCAGAAGGACATAACATAG